One window of Nocardia sp. NBC_00508 genomic DNA carries:
- a CDS encoding XRE family transcriptional regulator, whose product MRSERDVRGWSQADAVRAMRGKSSHNLPTDSTLLRNWRRWESGESRPDDFYAPIIAATFDTVTAAFFPKARPNRDDELLSATGMDTLEFLGRLRISDVSSVTLEAVRITAERLCCEYSYADPHDLHAEGTAWLRRITSLLDGRLTLAQHREILVLAGWVALLVGCVDYDLGRRTAAEATRRAAHSLGQEADSVEITAWAAEMAAWFALTQGNYRGVIEMVQPTLAVSQDLRVGVQLAAQRAKAWARLGNPREVDAALAEGRAILERLDHPANLDNHFVIDEHKFDFYAMDCCRVAGEDRLAESYAREVIRTATRPDGTVRNPMRISEAHLTLAVVAVRHRDLELAVAEGMRAFAGRRRSLPSLMWIAGEVAREIIERYPGDPRTRAYLDQLRSLSVG is encoded by the coding sequence ATGCGTTCCGAACGCGACGTGCGGGGGTGGTCTCAAGCCGACGCCGTTCGCGCGATGCGCGGGAAGTCATCGCACAACCTGCCGACGGACAGCACCCTCCTACGCAACTGGCGCCGTTGGGAATCGGGCGAATCACGCCCGGACGACTTCTACGCCCCCATCATCGCCGCCACCTTCGACACGGTGACCGCGGCGTTCTTTCCCAAGGCCAGACCGAACCGGGACGACGAATTACTCTCCGCGACGGGCATGGACACGCTCGAGTTCCTCGGCAGACTCCGGATATCCGACGTGTCCTCGGTGACGCTGGAGGCCGTCCGGATCACCGCCGAGCGCCTGTGCTGCGAGTACTCCTACGCCGACCCGCACGACCTGCACGCCGAAGGCACCGCGTGGCTACGCAGGATCACCTCGTTGCTGGACGGTCGCCTGACACTGGCTCAGCATCGCGAAATCCTCGTCCTCGCCGGATGGGTCGCCCTCCTGGTCGGATGCGTCGACTACGACCTGGGCAGGCGCACCGCCGCCGAGGCCACCCGCCGCGCCGCCCACTCGCTGGGACAGGAGGCCGACAGCGTCGAGATCACCGCGTGGGCAGCGGAAATGGCCGCGTGGTTCGCGCTGACCCAGGGCAACTACCGTGGCGTGATCGAGATGGTGCAGCCGACGCTCGCAGTAAGCCAGGACCTGCGCGTCGGCGTGCAACTGGCCGCCCAGCGTGCCAAAGCCTGGGCCAGGCTGGGCAACCCACGCGAGGTGGACGCCGCACTCGCGGAGGGGCGGGCAATCCTGGAGCGACTCGATCATCCGGCGAATCTGGACAACCACTTCGTCATCGACGAGCACAAGTTCGACTTCTATGCGATGGACTGCTGCCGGGTCGCGGGTGAGGATCGGCTCGCCGAATCCTACGCCCGCGAAGTGATCCGGACCGCAACCCGGCCAGATGGCACGGTGCGCAACCCGATGCGCATCTCCGAGGCGCACCTGACGCTGGCCGTGGTCGCGGTCCGCCATCGTGATCTGGAACTGGCGGTGGCCGAGGGTATGCGCGCGTTCGCGGGTAGGCGACGCTCGCTGCCGTCGCTGATGTGGATCGCGGGCGAAGTCGCGCGCGAGATCATCGAGCGCTATCCCGGCGATCCGCGCACCCGCGCGTATCTGGACCAGTTGCGCTCGCTGTCCGTCGGGTGA
- a CDS encoding PAC2 family protein: MNASETPDTELPTLRDPVLVAAFEGWNDAGDAASGAVEHLELIWDAEPLAELDSEDYYDYQVNRPTVRQVDGVTREIQWPSTMLSVCSPPGSDRDVVLLRGIEPNMRWRSFCGDLLQFIEQLGVQTVVILGALLADTPHTRPVPVTGSAYSKEAAERFNLEQTRYEGPTGITGVLQDQCVKAGVPAVSFWAAVPHYVSQPPNPKATIALLHRVEDVLDIEVPLGELPKQAEDWETAVNEMTVGDDEISEYVRSLEERGDAAADVNEAMAKIDGDAIAAEFEKYLRRRGPGSFGL, from the coding sequence GTGAACGCCAGTGAAACTCCCGATACGGAACTGCCGACGTTGCGGGATCCGGTGCTGGTCGCGGCCTTCGAAGGCTGGAACGACGCCGGGGACGCGGCCAGCGGCGCCGTCGAGCATCTGGAACTGATCTGGGACGCCGAGCCGTTGGCCGAACTCGACTCCGAGGACTATTACGACTATCAGGTCAACCGTCCGACAGTGCGCCAGGTGGACGGTGTGACCAGGGAAATCCAGTGGCCGTCGACGATGCTGTCGGTCTGCTCTCCGCCGGGCAGCGACCGCGACGTGGTGCTGCTGCGCGGTATCGAACCGAATATGCGCTGGCGCAGCTTCTGCGGCGACCTGCTGCAGTTCATCGAACAGCTCGGGGTGCAGACGGTCGTCATCCTGGGCGCATTGCTCGCCGACACCCCGCACACCAGACCGGTCCCGGTGACCGGCTCGGCCTACAGCAAGGAGGCGGCCGAGCGGTTCAATCTGGAGCAGACCCGCTACGAGGGTCCGACCGGGATCACCGGCGTGCTGCAGGACCAGTGTGTGAAGGCGGGGGTGCCCGCGGTGTCGTTCTGGGCCGCCGTTCCGCACTATGTCTCCCAGCCGCCGAACCCGAAGGCGACCATCGCGCTGCTGCACCGAGTCGAGGACGTGCTCGACATCGAGGTCCCGCTGGGCGAGCTGCCCAAACAGGCGGAGGACTGGGAGACCGCGGTGAACGAGATGACCGTGGGCGACGACGAGATCAGCGAGTACGTACGTTCGCTGGAGGAGCGTGGCGACGCCGCGGCCGACGTGAACGAGGCGATGGCCAAGATCGACGGCGACGCCATCGCGGCCGAATTCGAGAAGTACCTGCGCAGGCGGGGTCCGGGCAGCTTCGGGCTCTGA
- the metH gene encoding methionine synthase: MSASIPAEFDTTLLDTLRRRVVIADGAMGTMLQAADLTLDDFRGLEGCNEILNDTRPDVLRDIHRAYFEAGADAVETNTFGCNLPNLADYDIADRIRDLSERGTRLARDVADEMGPSSDGTPRYVLGSMGPGTKLPTLGHAAFAALRDAYAEAALGMLDGGADAILIETCQDLLQVKAAVTGSKRAMARLGRRIPIITHVTVETTGTMLVGSEIGAALTALEPLGIDMIGLNCATGPDEMSEHLRHLSRHARVPVSVMPNAGLPVLGAGGAVYPLTPEELAVALRGFVTEFGLALVGGCCGTTPEHIRQVTAAVREVEPALPPIAERREPVHEPSVSSMYTAVPFEQDASIMMIGERTNANGSKAFREAMLAGDWQKCLDIAKDQTRDGAHMLDLCVDYVGRDGSQDMAELAGRLATASTLPIMLDSTETPVLQAGLEHLGGRCAVNSVNYEDGDGPDSRFQQTMRLVAEHGAAVVALTIDEEGQARTAATKVEIAERLIADITGNWGLSESAIIIDTLTFTLGTGQEESRRDGLETIEAIRELKRRHPRVQTTLGLSNISFGLNPAARQVLNSVFMHECVEAGLDSAIVHASKILPISRIPDEQREAALDLVYDRRTEDYDPLQKLMELFEGVSTSSSKASRAEELAALPLFERLERRIVDGERAGMDADLDAAMTEVPPLQIINETLLAGMKTVGELFGSGQMQLPFVLQSAEVMKAAVAYLEPHMEATDDSGKGRIVLATVKGDVHDIGKNLVDIILSNNGYEVVNLGIKQPIATILDAAVDKKADVIGMSGLLVKSTVVMKENLEELNAKGVAEQFPVLLGGAALTRSYVEHDLTEVYEGDVHYARDAFEGLRLMDDIMTRKRGGGADPDSPEAIAEREKAAERKARHERSKRIAAERRAAEVPVVVPERSDVAADLPVPVPPFWGTRVVKGLALHEYSGLLDERALFLGQWGLRGQRGGDGPGYEELVATEGRPRLRAWLDRLSTEGVLQHAAVVYGYFPAVSEGDEVIVLTGPDPDAPERYRFTFPRQQRDRFLCIADFIRSRARARETGQVDVMPFQLVTMGQPIADFANELFAGDNYRDYLEVHGIGVQLTEALAEYWHRRVREELVLEGHAVADSDPADVQEYFKLGYRGARYSFGYGACPDLEDRAKLVDLLEADRIGVVLSEELQLHPEQSTDAFVLLHPEAKYFNA; this comes from the coding sequence ATGTCTGCGTCCATCCCCGCCGAGTTCGACACCACGCTACTCGACACGCTGCGCCGTCGTGTCGTCATCGCTGACGGGGCGATGGGCACGATGCTGCAGGCCGCCGATCTGACCCTGGACGATTTCCGCGGGCTGGAGGGCTGTAACGAGATCCTCAACGACACCCGGCCGGACGTGCTGCGCGACATCCACCGCGCGTACTTCGAGGCGGGCGCCGACGCGGTCGAGACCAACACCTTCGGCTGCAACCTACCCAACCTCGCCGACTACGACATCGCCGACCGGATCCGCGACCTGTCCGAGCGCGGCACCCGGCTGGCCCGCGACGTCGCCGACGAGATGGGCCCGTCCTCCGACGGTACGCCGCGGTATGTGCTCGGTTCGATGGGGCCGGGCACCAAGCTGCCGACGCTGGGCCACGCCGCGTTCGCCGCGCTGCGCGACGCCTACGCCGAGGCCGCGCTCGGCATGCTCGACGGCGGCGCCGACGCCATCCTCATCGAGACCTGCCAGGACCTGCTGCAAGTAAAGGCGGCGGTGACCGGCAGCAAGCGGGCGATGGCGCGGCTCGGCCGCCGGATCCCGATCATCACGCACGTCACCGTGGAGACCACCGGCACCATGCTGGTCGGCAGCGAGATCGGGGCCGCGCTCACGGCGCTCGAGCCGCTCGGCATCGACATGATCGGCCTGAACTGCGCGACCGGTCCGGACGAGATGAGCGAGCATCTGCGGCATCTTTCCCGGCACGCGCGGGTACCGGTCTCGGTGATGCCGAACGCCGGACTCCCGGTGCTCGGCGCAGGCGGCGCGGTGTACCCGCTCACCCCCGAAGAGCTGGCGGTCGCGCTGCGCGGGTTCGTCACCGAGTTCGGGCTGGCGCTGGTCGGCGGCTGCTGCGGCACCACCCCCGAGCACATCCGTCAGGTCACCGCCGCGGTGCGGGAGGTCGAGCCGGCCCTGCCGCCGATCGCCGAGCGCCGCGAGCCGGTGCACGAGCCGAGCGTGTCCAGCATGTACACGGCGGTGCCGTTCGAGCAGGACGCCTCCATCATGATGATCGGCGAGCGCACGAACGCCAACGGCTCCAAGGCATTCCGCGAAGCCATGCTGGCAGGCGACTGGCAGAAGTGCCTGGACATCGCCAAGGACCAGACCCGCGATGGCGCGCACATGCTCGACCTGTGCGTCGACTACGTGGGCCGCGACGGTAGCCAGGACATGGCGGAGCTGGCCGGCCGGCTCGCCACCGCCTCGACTCTGCCGATCATGCTCGATTCCACCGAGACCCCGGTGTTGCAGGCCGGGCTGGAGCATCTCGGCGGGCGGTGTGCGGTGAACTCGGTGAACTACGAGGACGGCGACGGCCCGGATTCGCGCTTCCAGCAGACCATGCGGCTGGTCGCCGAGCACGGCGCCGCGGTGGTCGCGCTGACCATCGACGAGGAGGGCCAGGCCCGCACCGCGGCGACGAAGGTGGAGATCGCCGAGCGGCTGATCGCCGACATCACCGGCAACTGGGGTCTATCGGAGAGCGCCATCATCATCGACACGCTCACCTTCACCCTCGGCACCGGCCAGGAGGAGTCACGCCGGGACGGCCTGGAGACCATCGAGGCCATCCGTGAACTGAAGCGCCGCCACCCGCGGGTGCAGACCACGCTGGGACTGTCCAACATCTCCTTCGGTCTGAACCCGGCGGCCCGGCAGGTGCTCAACTCGGTGTTCATGCACGAATGCGTCGAGGCCGGTTTGGATTCCGCCATCGTGCACGCCTCCAAGATCCTGCCGATCAGCCGCATTCCGGACGAACAGCGCGAGGCCGCGCTGGATCTGGTGTACGACCGCCGCACCGAGGACTACGACCCGCTGCAGAAGCTGATGGAGCTGTTCGAAGGCGTGTCCACCTCGTCGTCGAAGGCGTCGCGTGCCGAGGAGTTGGCCGCGCTTCCGCTGTTCGAGCGGCTGGAGCGGCGCATCGTCGACGGCGAGCGGGCGGGGATGGATGCCGATCTGGATGCGGCCATGACCGAGGTGCCGCCGCTGCAGATCATCAACGAGACCCTGCTGGCGGGGATGAAGACGGTCGGCGAGCTATTCGGCTCCGGTCAGATGCAGCTGCCGTTCGTGCTGCAGTCCGCCGAGGTGATGAAGGCCGCCGTCGCGTACCTGGAACCGCACATGGAGGCCACCGACGACAGCGGCAAGGGCCGCATCGTGCTGGCCACCGTCAAGGGCGACGTGCACGACATCGGCAAGAACCTGGTCGACATCATCCTGTCCAATAACGGCTACGAGGTGGTCAACCTCGGCATCAAGCAGCCGATTGCCACCATCCTCGACGCGGCGGTGGACAAGAAGGCCGACGTCATCGGCATGTCCGGCCTGCTGGTGAAGTCGACCGTGGTGATGAAGGAAAACCTCGAGGAGCTCAACGCCAAAGGTGTGGCCGAGCAGTTCCCCGTGTTGCTCGGCGGTGCGGCGCTCACCCGCTCGTATGTGGAGCACGACCTCACCGAGGTGTACGAGGGCGACGTGCACTACGCGCGCGACGCGTTCGAGGGTCTGCGGCTGATGGACGACATCATGACCCGCAAGCGCGGTGGCGGTGCCGACCCGGACAGCCCGGAGGCCATCGCCGAGCGGGAGAAGGCCGCCGAGCGCAAGGCGCGCCACGAGCGGTCCAAGCGGATCGCCGCGGAACGCAGGGCGGCCGAGGTGCCCGTCGTGGTGCCCGAGCGCTCCGACGTCGCGGCGGACCTGCCGGTTCCGGTGCCGCCGTTCTGGGGCACGCGCGTGGTGAAAGGTCTCGCGCTGCACGAGTACTCGGGTCTGCTCGACGAGCGGGCGCTGTTCCTCGGGCAGTGGGGTCTGCGCGGGCAGCGCGGCGGTGACGGGCCCGGCTACGAGGAGCTGGTGGCCACCGAGGGCAGGCCGCGCCTGCGCGCCTGGCTGGACCGGCTGAGCACCGAAGGCGTGTTGCAGCACGCCGCCGTGGTGTACGGGTATTTCCCCGCGGTGTCCGAGGGCGACGAGGTCATCGTGCTCACCGGACCGGATCCCGATGCGCCGGAACGCTATCGGTTCACCTTCCCGCGCCAGCAGCGCGACCGGTTCCTGTGCATCGCCGACTTCATCCGGTCGCGGGCCCGCGCCAGGGAGACCGGCCAGGTGGACGTCATGCCGTTCCAGCTGGTCACCATGGGCCAACCGATCGCCGATTTCGCCAACGAGCTGTTCGCGGGCGACAACTACCGCGACTATCTCGAGGTGCACGGCATCGGCGTCCAGCTCACCGAGGCGCTTGCCGAGTACTGGCACCGCCGCGTCCGCGAGGAACTCGTCCTCGAAGGCCATGCGGTCGCCGACTCCGATCCGGCCGACGTGCAGGAGTACTTCAAACTCGGCTACCGCGGCGCCCGCTACTCCTTCGGCTACGGCGCCTGCCCCGACCTGGAAGACCGCGCCAAACTGGTCGACCTGCTCGAGGCCGACCGCATCGGCGTCGTACTCTCCGAAGAGCTGCAACTGCATCCGGAGCAGTCCACCGACGCCTTCGTTCTCCTGCACCCGGAGGCGAAGTACTTCAACGCCTGA
- a CDS encoding protein kinase domain-containing protein has protein sequence MTADRLIAGRYRLTDPIGTGAMGVVWRATDVRLQRTVAVKQVLLGPGLTGSAALEAKRRAMREGRIAARLHHPNAITVFDVAEEDGQPWLVMEYLDAPSLAAKLSGNRTLDPLEVAKIGAQAASALAAAHDAGITHRDVKPANLLVADDGTVKITDFGISRAVGDVTVTATGFLAGTPAYLAPEVARGEDPEPASDVFALGSTLYTAVQGSPPFGESDNPLALLHAVASAEIPPPQSAGPLAPVLLRLLAPTTDARPTMHEAKEALEAVAAGRDPVLSAPVTTVLPAPDATTVLPQRTMTASTGKSSDTGATAVVPAAVMGPNAPQPAAVQRPPIPLRGRVAATLPGVLVGPDRSRMLVLAAAAVVGLLILAGIVATLTTGERDGDGATPNSSVVPPGAAAENSPSPADAAGPVPQQAPAQGPAQAPAPAAVTPTSGHTPAPGPAPAPTTSAAAPPPPPAPATTPPATPTPGPSSASPTPTPSSQITTTPPAASSTTGPTSTGTATQSGPPTPDRIASFIQGYYGMLPGNVSGAWTQLSPGYQAQTGYDSYANFWGTIRSIRVGPVTQNGANRAVVALTYTLKNGTTTSENRWIEVAGDSAKLQIAASGT, from the coding sequence ATGACGGCGGATCGATTGATCGCGGGACGATACCGGCTCACGGATCCGATCGGCACCGGCGCCATGGGTGTGGTGTGGCGAGCGACCGACGTGCGGTTGCAGCGTACCGTCGCGGTCAAACAGGTGCTGCTCGGTCCCGGACTGACCGGATCGGCGGCGCTGGAGGCGAAGCGGCGCGCCATGCGCGAGGGCCGGATCGCGGCGCGGCTGCACCATCCGAACGCCATCACCGTCTTCGATGTCGCCGAGGAGGACGGCCAGCCCTGGCTGGTCATGGAGTACCTGGACGCGCCGAGCCTGGCGGCCAAGCTGTCGGGCAACCGCACTCTGGATCCGCTGGAGGTCGCCAAGATCGGCGCACAGGCCGCGAGCGCTCTTGCCGCCGCGCATGACGCGGGCATCACGCACCGCGACGTCAAACCGGCCAACCTGCTGGTCGCCGACGACGGCACGGTGAAGATCACCGATTTCGGCATCTCCCGCGCGGTCGGCGACGTGACGGTCACGGCCACGGGTTTCCTGGCCGGGACACCCGCGTACCTGGCGCCGGAGGTGGCGCGCGGCGAGGATCCGGAACCGGCCTCCGATGTCTTCGCGCTCGGCTCGACGCTGTACACGGCGGTCCAGGGCAGCCCGCCGTTCGGCGAGAGCGACAACCCGCTCGCCCTGCTGCACGCGGTGGCCAGTGCCGAGATCCCGCCGCCCCAGTCGGCGGGACCGCTCGCTCCGGTGCTGCTGCGTTTGCTCGCTCCGACCACCGATGCCCGGCCGACCATGCACGAGGCCAAGGAGGCGCTGGAAGCCGTTGCCGCGGGCCGGGATCCGGTGCTGTCCGCACCGGTGACCACGGTGCTACCCGCACCGGACGCGACCACTGTGCTGCCGCAACGGACCATGACCGCGTCGACCGGGAAGTCGAGTGATACCGGCGCCACCGCGGTCGTACCCGCCGCGGTGATGGGTCCGAACGCGCCACAGCCGGCTGCCGTCCAGCGCCCTCCGATCCCGCTGCGGGGCCGCGTGGCCGCGACATTGCCGGGCGTTCTGGTCGGACCCGATCGCAGTCGGATGCTGGTCTTGGCCGCAGCGGCGGTGGTGGGGCTACTGATCCTGGCCGGAATCGTCGCGACGCTGACCACCGGGGAACGCGATGGAGATGGCGCCACACCGAACTCCTCGGTCGTGCCTCCTGGTGCGGCGGCGGAGAATTCGCCATCGCCCGCCGATGCGGCCGGACCGGTCCCGCAACAGGCCCCGGCGCAAGGCCCGGCCCAGGCCCCGGCCCCCGCCGCAGTTACTCCCACGTCCGGACACACACCCGCGCCCGGCCCTGCACCGGCACCGACGACCTCCGCGGCTGCCCCGCCGCCCCCGCCGGCACCGGCGACTACGCCCCCTGCGACGCCCACCCCGGGACCGAGTTCCGCTTCACCCACGCCGACTCCGTCGTCCCAGATCACGACGACGCCGCCCGCCGCGTCGAGCACGACGGGCCCGACCTCCACCGGAACGGCCACCCAGTCCGGCCCGCCGACGCCCGACCGGATCGCCTCCTTCATCCAGGGCTACTACGGCATGCTGCCCGGCAATGTGTCCGGCGCCTGGACCCAGCTGTCGCCCGGCTATCAGGCGCAGACCGGCTACGACTCCTATGCGAACTTCTGGGGCACGATCCGATCGATCCGCGTGGGCCCGGTCACGCAGAACGGCGCGAATCGGGCGGTGGTCGCGCTGACCTATACCCTGAAGAACGGCACGACGACCTCGGAGAACCGATGGATCGAGGTCGCCGGGGACAGTGCCAAGCTGCAGATCGCCGCATCGGGCACCTGA
- a CDS encoding HAD family hydrolase — MDGTLLDSEKLWDIAVRELAREHGHEMTDAIRHALIGASGPNALRIMFTGLGIEPTPASLRAAGEFLERRVTELMTGPIPWRPGAKDALAVVRAAGLRSALVTNTKRSLTEFGLDTLGRDFFDVSVCGDEVAHGKPEPDVYLRAAELLGLDPRHCVAVEDSPTGARAAQAAGCALMVVPCEIPVPSARGRVFRDSLVGLTVADLEKALRVRV; from the coding sequence ATGGACGGCACGCTGCTCGATTCGGAAAAGCTCTGGGATATCGCGGTGCGTGAACTGGCACGCGAACACGGCCACGAGATGACCGACGCGATCCGGCACGCACTGATCGGCGCGTCCGGCCCGAATGCCCTGCGGATCATGTTCACCGGCCTGGGCATCGAGCCGACCCCGGCGTCGCTGCGGGCGGCGGGGGAGTTCCTGGAGCGGCGGGTGACCGAACTGATGACCGGCCCCATCCCGTGGCGGCCCGGCGCGAAGGACGCGCTGGCCGTGGTCCGTGCCGCCGGTCTGCGCAGCGCGCTGGTCACCAATACCAAGCGGTCGCTTACGGAATTCGGGCTCGACACCCTCGGCCGCGACTTCTTCGACGTCTCGGTCTGTGGCGACGAGGTGGCGCACGGCAAACCGGAGCCGGATGTCTACCTGCGCGCCGCCGAGTTGCTCGGACTGGACCCGAGGCACTGTGTGGCGGTGGAGGATTCGCCCACCGGTGCGCGCGCGGCGCAAGCCGCGGGTTGCGCCCTGATGGTGGTTCCGTGCGAGATTCCGGTGCCATCGGCACGCGGGAGAGTGTTCCGGGACTCGCTGGTCGGGTTGACCGTCGCCGATCTCGAAAAGGCACTACGCGTGCGCGTTTGA
- a CDS encoding HalD/BesD family halogenase, with protein sequence MAALGVLDEIVDSARYPLADPEGPGLRAVVRRAHADLADTGCTVLRGFIRPELTDTLRAQGEQMAPHAYYEVEQVNAYNIPLDADLPQDHPGRIVLERGNAFVPRDRIPADALIHRLYTDELFQQFVAECFGLSELHEFADPLAGLCLNVVAPGMSHPWHFDTNEFTVSMLTQLADSGGVFEYCPNIRTPEAEHLDDVRAVLTGSGKRFVQRLELRPGDLQLFRGRFSLHRVSPVSGARERHSAIFAYTDRPGMVGTVERTRQLFGRVLPDHLAAAADVVRGDRLLD encoded by the coding sequence ATGGCAGCGTTGGGCGTACTCGACGAGATCGTAGATAGCGCGCGGTATCCCCTCGCGGATCCGGAGGGTCCCGGCCTGCGCGCCGTGGTACGCCGCGCCCACGCGGACCTGGCGGACACTGGCTGCACCGTGCTGCGCGGTTTCATCCGGCCGGAGTTGACCGACACCCTGCGGGCACAGGGGGAGCAGATGGCCCCGCACGCCTACTACGAGGTCGAACAGGTCAACGCGTACAACATTCCGCTGGATGCCGACCTGCCGCAGGATCATCCGGGCCGTATCGTGCTCGAGCGCGGCAACGCCTTCGTCCCACGCGACCGCATCCCGGCAGACGCGCTGATCCACCGCCTCTACACCGACGAACTGTTCCAGCAGTTCGTCGCCGAGTGCTTCGGCCTGTCCGAACTGCACGAGTTCGCCGATCCCCTCGCGGGACTGTGCCTCAACGTCGTCGCGCCGGGCATGTCGCATCCCTGGCATTTCGACACCAACGAATTCACCGTCTCCATGCTGACCCAACTGGCGGACAGCGGTGGCGTCTTCGAATACTGCCCCAATATCCGCACACCCGAGGCGGAGCACCTCGACGACGTGCGGGCGGTGCTGACCGGGTCCGGTAAGCGCTTCGTCCAGCGGCTCGAACTGCGCCCTGGCGACTTGCAGCTGTTCCGCGGTCGCTTCTCGTTGCATCGCGTCTCACCTGTCAGTGGTGCGCGCGAGCGCCATTCGGCAATCTTCGCCTACACCGATCGCCCCGGCATGGTCGGCACGGTGGAGCGTACTCGGCAGCTCTTCGGCCGCGTGTTACCCGACCACCTAGCCGCCGCGGCCGACGTTGTCCGGGGCGATCGACTGCTCGACTGA
- a CDS encoding class I SAM-dependent methyltransferase has translation MPVPLHTTGKASFDDIYDRPDPRAYYARMSDLDYRIPELAKPFFEQQIREYRASARVTAPTVLDIGCSYGVNAALLRFDTTMRDLTEHYADADPDSDRAGLIRRDQARVATGAAPDDVRFLGMDAARPALEYAHEAGLVHDVVHADLESGEPSDEQRALLATADLVVSTGCVGYVTEKTLTRVATAHPRRRPWMAHFVLRMFDFAPIAAELAALGYRTEQAPGLYEQRRFASEAERAQVLNTLSANGIDTTGREDRGWLYATLYVSRPLPKHHADTEDPH, from the coding sequence GTGCCAGTGCCGTTACACACCACCGGGAAAGCGTCTTTCGACGACATCTACGACCGCCCCGATCCGCGCGCGTACTACGCGCGCATGTCCGATCTGGACTATCGCATTCCGGAACTGGCGAAACCGTTCTTCGAGCAGCAGATCCGGGAGTACCGCGCCTCCGCTCGGGTCACCGCACCGACCGTGCTGGATATCGGCTGCTCCTATGGCGTGAACGCCGCGCTGCTGCGCTTCGACACGACGATGCGCGACCTGACCGAGCACTACGCCGATGCCGACCCCGACTCCGACCGCGCTGGTCTCATCCGGCGCGACCAGGCGCGCGTGGCAACGGGCGCCGCACCGGACGACGTCCGCTTCCTCGGCATGGACGCCGCCCGCCCGGCTCTCGAGTACGCGCACGAGGCCGGGCTCGTGCACGACGTGGTGCACGCCGACCTGGAGTCCGGCGAGCCGTCCGACGAGCAGCGCGCGCTGCTGGCCACCGCCGACCTGGTCGTCTCCACCGGCTGCGTCGGCTACGTCACCGAGAAGACCTTGACGCGCGTGGCCACGGCGCACCCGCGCAGGCGGCCGTGGATGGCACACTTTGTATTGCGCATGTTCGACTTCGCTCCGATCGCGGCGGAACTCGCCGCGCTCGGCTACCGGACCGAGCAGGCGCCGGGGTTGTACGAGCAGCGCAGGTTCGCCTCCGAGGCCGAGCGGGCGCAAGTGCTGAACACCCTGTCCGCCAATGGGATCGACACCACCGGCCGGGAAGACCGGGGATGGCTGTATGCCACCCTGTACGTGTCCAGGCCGCTGCCGAAACACCACGCCGACACCGAGGATCCGCATTGA